Proteins from a genomic interval of Clostridium scatologenes:
- a CDS encoding D-lyxose/D-mannose family sugar isomerase — MKIEEYKKLQKIVIDYYERAHIVLTDNEKENIEVSDFGLNDIYRTGLQLVIYVNTERVCSKEMVLLPNQTCPEHRHPSVNNKLGKEETFRCRYGKVYLYVEGEATENRKAAPPAGDEKYYTVFYEIELNPGEQYTIKPDTLHWFVGGEEGAVVSEFSTKSTDETDIFTDTRINRITKIEDN, encoded by the coding sequence ATGAAAATAGAAGAGTATAAAAAATTACAAAAGATTGTTATTGATTATTATGAAAGAGCACATATAGTTTTAACAGATAATGAAAAAGAAAATATAGAAGTTTCTGATTTTGGGCTAAATGATATTTATAGGACTGGATTACAGTTAGTCATTTATGTTAATACGGAAAGAGTATGCTCAAAGGAAATGGTATTATTACCGAATCAAACATGTCCTGAACACAGACATCCTTCTGTAAACAATAAACTTGGTAAAGAAGAAACCTTCAGATGTAGATATGGAAAGGTATATTTATATGTTGAAGGAGAAGCAACAGAAAATAGAAAGGCTGCACCACCAGCTGGTGATGAAAAATATTATACTGTATTTTATGAAATAGAATTAAATCCTGGTGAACAATATACAATAAAACCTGATACTCTTCATTGGTTTGTGGGAGGAGAAGAAGGGGCAGTTGTTTCTGAATTTTCTACAAAAAGTACTGATGAAACTGATATATTTACAGATACAAGAATTAATCGTATTACTAAAATAGAGGACAATTGA
- a CDS encoding ABC transporter permease, with translation MSLQTETITKEKKERNFFVQFLRENLGILIGFIALCVLLSFISPVFLSQKNIMNVLRQTSTNLYLACAMTMVIILGGIDLSVGAIIALSGVVTGGLIAFQGAPVFVAVIAGLLSGVVIGVFNGLVVAKTTIPPFIVTLATMNIARGAAYVYTGGKPIRVMSDGFNFIGSGYVFNFLPTPVFYLIIILVISVLIMNKTKLGRHIYAVGGNREAARFSGIKIDKVLFFPYAFSGLMAAIAGIVLASRMFSGQPTAGNGAEMDAIAAVVLGGTSMSGGSGKMGGTVIGGLVIGVLSNGLNLMNVDSFWQYIVKGVVILIAVYVDALKKKKAKF, from the coding sequence ATGTCTCTACAAACGGAAACAATAACAAAAGAGAAGAAGGAAAGAAATTTTTTTGTACAGTTTTTAAGAGAGAATCTTGGAATTTTAATAGGATTTATTGCCTTATGTGTTCTTTTATCATTTATATCACCAGTATTTCTTTCACAGAAAAATATAATGAATGTACTTAGACAAACTTCTACAAATTTATATTTGGCTTGTGCAATGACTATGGTAATTATTTTAGGAGGAATAGACCTTTCTGTAGGAGCTATAATTGCTTTGTCAGGAGTAGTTACAGGTGGATTAATTGCATTCCAAGGAGCTCCTGTATTTGTAGCTGTAATAGCTGGATTATTATCAGGAGTAGTTATAGGTGTATTTAATGGACTAGTTGTTGCAAAAACTACTATACCTCCTTTTATAGTTACTTTAGCAACTATGAATATAGCTCGTGGAGCTGCTTATGTATATACTGGTGGAAAACCAATACGTGTTATGTCGGATGGATTTAACTTTATAGGATCAGGATATGTATTTAACTTTCTTCCAACTCCAGTATTTTATTTAATTATTATACTTGTTATTTCAGTACTTATAATGAATAAAACAAAATTAGGAAGACATATTTATGCTGTAGGTGGAAATCGTGAAGCTGCAAGATTTTCAGGTATAAAAATAGATAAAGTACTATTCTTCCCATATGCTTTTAGTGGACTTATGGCAGCTATTGCTGGTATTGTACTAGCATCTCGTATGTTCTCAGGACAGCCAACTGCAGGTAATGGAGCAGAAATGGACGCTATTGCAGCTGTTGTACTTGGAGGTACAAGCATGAGCGGTGGTTCTGGAAAAATGGGTGGAACTGTAATTGGTGGATTAGTAATAGGAGTATTAAGTAATGGACTTAACCTTATGAATGTTGATTCTTTCTGGCAGTATATAGTAAAAGGTGTTGTAATTTTAATTGCTGTTTATGTAGATGCATTAAAAAAGAAAAAAGCAAAATTTTAG
- a CDS encoding sugar ABC transporter ATP-binding protein — MEGNLLQMKNVNKRFPGVYALKGVNFELKKGEVHALLGENGAGKSTLMKVLGGIYSIDEGEIYINGEKVEVKSVKDAQVFGISIIHQELVLVPYMTVAENIYLGRELTGAGGFVDIKSMIKEAQKLLDSFELKINAASLIAELTVAEQQMVEIIKAISFNSKILVMDEPTSSLTDKEVEFLFKTIRNLKENGVGIVYISHRMSELFEISDRITVMRDGEYIGTKNTKETTKDDLIAMMVGRSLTNYYTRTYNEPGETVLEVKNLKREGILNDVSFDLKKGEILGVAGLMGAGRSEVMRAIFGLDSIDSGEIFVDGKKVNIKSPNDAMDYGIALVPENRKEEGLFLIQSVKFNATLKVLDKFINLIRVDKKKENDIANKYVKEMSIKTPSTEQVVGNLSGGNQQKVVIARWLATEPKVLILDEPTRGVDVAAKAEIYLIMNKLVNSGVSIIMISSELPEIINMSDRVLVMANGSVSGQLVRGEFTQEKIMHYATGGM, encoded by the coding sequence TTGGAAGGAAATTTACTACAAATGAAAAATGTTAACAAACGATTTCCAGGAGTATATGCATTAAAGGGTGTTAATTTTGAACTTAAAAAAGGAGAAGTGCATGCTCTGCTAGGTGAAAATGGTGCAGGAAAATCTACGTTAATGAAAGTTTTGGGTGGTATATATAGCATTGATGAAGGCGAGATATATATTAATGGAGAAAAAGTAGAAGTTAAATCTGTAAAAGATGCTCAAGTTTTTGGAATTAGTATAATACATCAAGAATTAGTGTTGGTTCCATATATGACAGTGGCAGAAAATATTTATTTAGGTAGAGAATTAACTGGTGCTGGTGGATTTGTAGATATAAAATCAATGATAAAGGAAGCACAAAAGTTGTTAGATTCATTTGAATTGAAAATAAATGCAGCTTCTTTAATTGCTGAACTTACAGTTGCTGAGCAGCAAATGGTTGAAATAATAAAAGCCATATCTTTTAATTCAAAAATCCTCGTTATGGATGAACCAACATCTTCATTAACTGATAAGGAAGTGGAATTTCTTTTTAAGACAATTAGAAATTTGAAAGAAAATGGTGTTGGTATAGTGTATATATCACATAGAATGTCAGAGCTTTTTGAAATATCAGATAGAATAACTGTAATGAGAGATGGAGAATATATTGGAACAAAGAATACAAAAGAGACAACTAAAGATGACTTGATTGCCATGATGGTAGGCCGTTCACTTACTAATTATTATACGAGAACTTATAATGAACCAGGAGAAACTGTTTTAGAAGTAAAAAATTTAAAAAGAGAAGGAATATTAAATGATGTAAGCTTCGATTTAAAAAAAGGAGAAATTTTAGGAGTGGCTGGTTTAATGGGAGCTGGTCGTTCGGAAGTTATGAGGGCTATTTTTGGGCTTGACTCTATTGATTCAGGTGAAATTTTTGTTGACGGAAAGAAAGTTAATATAAAAAGTCCTAATGATGCTATGGATTATGGAATTGCGTTGGTACCTGAAAATAGAAAAGAAGAAGGATTATTCCTTATTCAAAGTGTAAAGTTTAATGCTACTTTAAAAGTTTTAGATAAATTTATTAATTTAATTAGAGTAGATAAAAAGAAAGAAAATGATATAGCTAATAAATATGTAAAAGAAATGTCTATTAAAACTCCTTCTACAGAACAGGTAGTTGGAAATCTTAGTGGTGGTAATCAACAGAAGGTTGTTATTGCTAGATGGCTGGCTACTGAACCTAAGGTTTTAATTTTAGATGAACCTACAAGAGGTGTAGATGTTGCTGCAAAAGCAGAAATATATTTAATAATGAACAAACTAGTTAATTCAGGAGTATCTATTATTATGATATCTTCAGAATTACCTGAAATAATTAACATGAGCGATAGAGTTTTAGTTATGGCAAATGGAAGTGTTTCAGGACAGTTAGTTCGAGGTGAGTTCACACAAGAAAAAATTATGCATTATGCAACAGGAGGAATGTAA
- a CDS encoding class II fructose-bisphosphate aldolase, whose protein sequence is MLVSLCNLLEDAEKKEYAVGAFNTPTLEAVRAVIAGAEELKVPVIISHAEVHESIVPIEIIGPIMLQAAKAAKVPVCVHLDHGSSLDLIYKAIELGFTSVMFDGSSLAYEKNVELTCKVVKDAHLKGVSVEAELGIMTTSGVGGEKIGVEEGSENKDLYTNPDLADDFVKKTNIDALAASFGTAHGIYLKTPKLDYERLSEIRKKAQLPIVMHGGSGVSEDDYRKVIERGVRKINYYTYMSRAAGEAIRKKINASEGDVFYHDITFIAIEAMKQDAMKAMRVFNKMC, encoded by the coding sequence ATGTTAGTTAGTCTTTGTAATTTACTTGAGGATGCGGAGAAAAAAGAATATGCAGTAGGTGCATTTAATACGCCAACATTGGAAGCTGTAAGAGCAGTAATAGCTGGAGCAGAAGAATTAAAGGTGCCAGTTATAATTTCTCATGCAGAAGTTCATGAATCGATTGTTCCTATAGAAATAATAGGACCTATTATGCTGCAGGCTGCTAAAGCTGCAAAGGTACCTGTATGTGTTCATTTAGATCATGGCAGTAGTTTGGATTTAATTTATAAGGCAATAGAACTTGGATTTACTTCAGTAATGTTTGATGGTTCAAGTTTAGCTTATGAAAAAAATGTAGAATTAACATGTAAGGTAGTAAAAGATGCTCATTTAAAAGGGGTCTCAGTAGAAGCAGAACTTGGAATCATGACTACGTCAGGTGTAGGTGGAGAGAAAATTGGAGTAGAGGAAGGCTCAGAAAATAAAGATCTTTACACAAATCCAGATTTGGCTGATGATTTTGTTAAAAAGACAAATATTGATGCTCTCGCAGCTTCCTTTGGTACTGCTCATGGAATATATTTAAAAACTCCAAAGCTAGATTATGAAAGATTAAGTGAAATTCGTAAAAAAGCTCAGTTACCTATTGTTATGCATGGTGGCTCTGGTGTTAGTGAGGATGATTATCGTAAAGTAATTGAAAGAGGAGTTAGAAAAATTAATTACTATACTTATATGTCTCGTGCTGCAGGAGAAGCCATAAGAAAAAAGATAAATGCTTCAGAAGGGGATGTCTTTTATCATGACATTACTTTCATAGCTATTGAAGCTATGAAACAAGATGCTATGAAAGCTATGAGAGTTTTCAATAAAATGTGTTAA
- a CDS encoding sugar ABC transporter substrate-binding protein has protein sequence MKKTRKILGLVLSLSLVVGLFVGCGSSSSGSSESSSTKKKHKFGYTCMTMNNPFFQVLEKSIRAEVEKNGDQLITMDPAMDVSKQIDQINDMITQGVEAVFLNPVDWEGVRPGLEALKKANIPIINFDTEVKDMNYVTAYVGSDNKNAGKVCGEDLVKRYPNGGKIAILNCPTMNSINDRIAGFKSAIEGKNFTIVAEQDGKGDLQTSMKLADDILQSHSDIVAIMGGNDPTALGALAACKSAKQSKILIYGVDGSPDAKKEIASGGQFVGTGAQSPKQIGVKSAELGYKVLNKQNVEKKTPVQTFLINKDNVSKYGTTGWQ, from the coding sequence ATGAAAAAAACAAGAAAAATACTAGGTCTCGTATTATCACTTTCCTTAGTAGTTGGATTATTTGTTGGTTGTGGTTCTAGTTCATCAGGATCATCAGAAAGTTCATCTACTAAGAAAAAGCACAAATTTGGTTACACTTGTATGACAATGAATAACCCATTCTTCCAAGTACTTGAAAAGTCTATCAGAGCAGAAGTTGAGAAGAATGGTGATCAACTCATTACTATGGACCCAGCAATGGATGTTTCAAAACAAATCGATCAAATAAATGATATGATTACACAGGGTGTTGAAGCAGTATTCTTGAATCCTGTTGATTGGGAAGGTGTTAGACCTGGACTTGAAGCTTTAAAAAAGGCTAATATTCCAATAATCAACTTTGATACAGAAGTTAAGGATATGAACTATGTGACTGCTTATGTTGGTTCTGATAACAAAAATGCAGGTAAAGTATGTGGAGAAGACCTTGTAAAGAGATACCCAAATGGTGGTAAAATAGCTATACTTAACTGTCCTACAATGAATTCTATTAATGATAGAATAGCTGGTTTCAAGAGTGCTATTGAAGGAAAGAATTTTACAATAGTTGCAGAACAAGATGGAAAAGGTGATTTACAAACATCCATGAAATTAGCTGATGACATACTTCAATCTCACTCTGATATAGTTGCTATAATGGGTGGAAATGATCCTACAGCTCTTGGTGCTCTTGCAGCATGTAAATCTGCTAAGCAATCTAAAATTTTAATTTATGGTGTAGATGGTTCACCAGATGCTAAAAAAGAAATTGCAAGTGGAGGTCAGTTTGTTGGAACAGGTGCACAATCTCCAAAGCAAATAGGTGTTAAATCTGCTGAACTTGGATATAAGGTTCTTAATAAACAAAATGTTGAAAAGAAAACACCAGTTCAAACTTTCTTAATTAATAAAGATAACGTTTCTAAATATGGAACAACTGGATGGCAATAA
- a CDS encoding ABC transporter permease, with product MQAKSESIFSKFYHNQIFWPLVCLIGMILFNFIARPGFLSIQIKDGHLFGSLIDILNHSAPLILISLGMTIVIATQGIDISVGSIIAISAAVSATVIVRGGSVPAAIIAGLIVGLLCGIWNGVLVAYIGVQPMVGTLILYIVGRGIAQLITGGQILTFTNKAFIFIGTGYLFIPVAVYIAALLVFIVCYLMRRTALGLFVESIGVNNNASRYSGINSKKIIFSLYVICGILAGIAGIIICSNIKSADANNAGLWLELDAILATVIGGTSMAGGRFYLGGTVVGAIFIQTLTTTIYSLGVAPEVTLVVKAIVVIIVCLIQTDNFKKYFKNLSKKNRSSVDKEAASI from the coding sequence ATGCAAGCTAAATCGGAAAGTATTTTTTCAAAATTTTATCATAATCAGATATTTTGGCCTCTTGTATGTTTAATTGGAATGATTTTGTTTAATTTTATTGCAAGACCAGGTTTTTTAAGTATACAAATTAAGGATGGACATTTGTTTGGAAGTTTGATAGATATACTTAATCACTCAGCTCCTCTTATCCTCATTTCATTAGGTATGACAATAGTTATTGCTACTCAAGGAATAGATATTTCAGTTGGTTCTATAATTGCTATAAGTGCAGCTGTTTCAGCTACTGTTATAGTAAGAGGAGGCAGTGTACCTGCAGCTATAATTGCAGGATTAATAGTAGGTTTACTATGTGGTATATGGAATGGCGTTTTGGTTGCCTATATTGGAGTTCAACCAATGGTCGGTACATTAATATTATATATAGTTGGTAGAGGTATAGCACAGTTGATAACAGGTGGACAGATTTTAACTTTTACTAATAAAGCATTTATTTTTATAGGCACAGGCTACTTATTTATTCCTGTAGCAGTATACATAGCTGCATTGCTTGTATTTATTGTGTGTTACTTAATGAGAAGAACAGCACTAGGATTGTTTGTAGAATCAATTGGAGTTAATAATAATGCTAGTAGATATTCAGGAATAAATTCTAAAAAAATCATATTTTCTTTATATGTCATTTGTGGCATTCTTGCAGGCATAGCAGGTATAATTATATGCTCTAACATAAAAAGTGCAGATGCTAACAATGCAGGCTTGTGGTTAGAGCTTGATGCAATTCTTGCTACAGTTATAGGGGGGACTTCCATGGCTGGTGGAAGATTTTACTTAGGTGGAACTGTAGTAGGAGCCATATTTATACAAACCTTAACTACAACTATTTATAGTTTAGGAGTAGCACCTGAAGTTACACTTGTTGTTAAAGCAATTGTTGTTATAATAGTATGTTTGATACAAACTGATAATTTTAAAAAATACTTTAAAAATTTAAGTAAGAAAAATAGAAGTAGTGTAGATAAGGAGGCGGCTAGTATATGA
- a CDS encoding sensor histidine kinase: protein MKKIIHFFLNSSIGVKLIFYFFLVILLPVITITTLSNLIYKNSMTDEQNANTQQMVKQITNNVDFYIKDTENIINYLSYDPTVLKFLGTNNINKDNNIEDDTAREITRFTTLHPEIAGIIIVNSNDMYVSDTMYRISREPLTSEKWYTQAAKSANNVQLFSKPVGRNINNIFEYCADDVVSMSKAIIDKKTGDCIGVILIDMKLDVIKSVIESIKPGKTGFVYILDSNGEIVYAPVNPVVYRIKKQWFLDKTNGIIIKSIKNKNYELMDIDSQYTKWKTVGVFPLDESLKAMTYIKYYSLIIAIVTLILAGILAIIFTKTIVNPITKLRRLMKKTEEGNFDIQFNSKYDDEIGQLGNSFNNMIREIRNLIKLVHIEERNKRKAEINILQSQIKPHFIYNTLDTIQWMAQEHEAEGVVEMVGNLTNLLRIGLNNGDEIIKLKYEIKHVESYLTIQKVRYEDKISYEIDVDESILENNVIKLILQPLVENAIYHGIKEKRGKGKIIIKGSIENEKIHIKIIDNGIGIRKDKLREINNLLKEKDSSKRKIGYGSFNVNERIRLNYGEEYGIYYTSKYGKWTAVHIWHPILK from the coding sequence TTGAAGAAAATAATACACTTTTTTCTAAATAGCAGTATAGGTGTTAAGCTGATATTTTATTTTTTTCTGGTGATTTTATTGCCTGTAATCACAATAACTACCTTAAGCAACTTGATATATAAAAACTCAATGACTGATGAGCAAAATGCTAATACACAGCAGATGGTTAAACAAATTACAAATAATGTTGATTTTTATATTAAGGATACAGAAAATATAATTAATTATTTATCATATGATCCAACAGTTTTAAAATTCTTAGGTACTAATAACATAAATAAGGATAATAATATTGAAGATGATACTGCTAGAGAAATAACTAGGTTTACAACTTTACATCCTGAAATTGCTGGAATAATAATAGTAAATTCTAATGATATGTATGTGAGTGATACAATGTATAGAATATCAAGAGAACCGCTTACAAGTGAAAAATGGTACACTCAGGCAGCCAAGAGTGCTAATAATGTGCAGCTTTTTAGTAAGCCTGTAGGACGCAATATCAATAATATTTTTGAATATTGTGCAGATGATGTAGTTTCTATGTCAAAAGCAATAATAGATAAAAAAACTGGGGATTGTATAGGAGTAATCCTTATAGACATGAAGTTGGATGTTATTAAAAGCGTTATTGAAAGTATTAAACCTGGAAAAACAGGTTTTGTGTATATATTGGATTCAAATGGAGAAATAGTATATGCTCCAGTTAATCCTGTGGTTTATAGAATAAAGAAGCAGTGGTTTTTAGATAAAACAAATGGAATTATAATTAAAAGTATAAAAAATAAGAATTATGAATTAATGGACATAGATTCCCAATACACGAAGTGGAAAACTGTAGGGGTATTTCCACTAGATGAAAGTTTAAAAGCAATGACTTACATAAAATACTATTCATTAATTATTGCAATAGTAACTTTAATATTAGCTGGGATATTAGCTATAATTTTTACGAAAACAATAGTTAATCCAATTACAAAATTAAGAAGACTTATGAAAAAAACTGAAGAGGGTAATTTTGATATTCAATTTAATAGTAAGTATGATGATGAAATAGGACAACTTGGTAATTCTTTTAATAATATGATTAGAGAAATTAGAAATTTAATAAAATTAGTGCATATTGAAGAAAGAAATAAAAGAAAGGCAGAGATAAATATTTTACAATCACAGATAAAGCCGCATTTTATTTATAATACATTAGATACTATACAATGGATGGCACAAGAACATGAAGCAGAGGGTGTTGTTGAAATGGTCGGAAATTTAACAAACCTCTTAAGAATTGGATTAAATAATGGAGATGAAATTATAAAATTGAAATATGAAATAAAACATGTAGAAAGTTATTTGACCATTCAAAAGGTTAGATATGAAGATAAAATAAGTTATGAAATTGATGTAGATGAAAGTATTCTCGAAAATAATGTAATTAAATTAATACTTCAACCTTTAGTTGAAAATGCCATTTATCATGGAATAAAGGAAAAGAGAGGGAAGGGAAAAATAATAATTAAAGGTTCCATAGAAAATGAGAAAATTCACATTAAAATAATTGATAATGGTATAGGAATTAGAAAAGATAAATTAAGAGAAATTAATAATTTACTAAAAGAAAAGGATTCTTCTAAGAGAAAAATTGGTTATGGAAGTTTTAACGTAAATGAAAGAATAAGATTGAATTATGGAGAAGAATATGGTATTTATTATACTAGTAAATATGGTAAATGGACTGCCGTACATATATGGCATCCAATATTAAAATGA
- a CDS encoding carbohydrate kinase family protein, with protein sequence MKKGIAIAGNLIVDNLKKIDVYPQKSKLTTIREVTSSLGGAVCNCIIDLARIDSSVPLKAIGLIGADDMGDFVLKTLGQFPNINLKRVLRQGKTSFTDVMSDESDKTRTFFMYRGVSSEFSERHFSLETLEADILHVGYILLLDGMDAEDKEYGTVMARVLCRAREKGIKTSIDVVSEESDRYEKLVPPSLKYTDYCILNEIEAGKTTGINLRDKDEKLIVENILDVLKALMNMGVKEWTIIHTPESSFGIDKKGNYYVRPSLLLPKGYIKGTVGAGDAYVAGVLYAAYMGYSIDSAMEVGTATAACSLSSVDSTSGVKNIQKILELYNTMPKKPTLEI encoded by the coding sequence ATGAAAAAAGGAATTGCTATTGCAGGTAATTTAATAGTCGATAATCTAAAAAAAATTGATGTGTATCCGCAAAAATCTAAATTGACTACTATTCGAGAAGTAACTAGTTCTTTAGGTGGTGCTGTGTGCAATTGCATTATAGATTTAGCTAGAATAGATTCTAGTGTCCCTTTGAAAGCAATAGGACTTATTGGTGCAGATGATATGGGGGATTTTGTACTAAAAACTTTAGGTCAATTTCCTAATATAAATTTAAAAAGAGTTTTAAGACAAGGTAAAACTTCTTTTACAGATGTGATGAGTGATGAAAGTGATAAAACTCGTACTTTCTTCATGTATAGAGGAGTAAGCAGTGAATTTTCAGAAAGACATTTTTCTTTGGAGACTTTGGAAGCAGATATTTTGCATGTAGGTTATATATTACTTTTGGATGGAATGGATGCTGAAGATAAAGAGTATGGAACTGTTATGGCAAGAGTACTCTGTAGGGCTAGGGAAAAAGGCATAAAAACTTCTATAGATGTGGTTAGTGAAGAAAGTGATAGATATGAAAAATTAGTACCACCAAGTCTTAAGTATACTGATTATTGTATTTTAAATGAAATTGAAGCAGGAAAAACTACAGGTATAAATCTTAGAGATAAGGATGAAAAATTAATTGTGGAAAATATTTTAGATGTGCTTAAAGCATTGATGAATATGGGAGTTAAAGAGTGGACTATTATTCATACGCCAGAATCTAGTTTTGGAATAGATAAAAAAGGAAATTATTATGTAAGGCCATCTTTACTTTTGCCAAAGGGATATATTAAAGGAACGGTAGGAGCAGGAGATGCTTATGTAGCAGGGGTGTTGTATGCAGCTTATATGGGATATTCCATAGATAGTGCAATGGAAGTTGGTACTGCAACAGCAGCTTGTTCACTTTCGTCAGTAGACAGTACTAGTGGTGTAAAAAATATACAGAAGATTTTGGAACTATACAATACAATGCCTAAAAAGCCTACACTAGAAATATAA
- the yjfF gene encoding galactofuranose ABC transporter, permease protein YjfF, with the protein MTKKFSKGIKLKLNKEYISIYATIALFLILFLIGSILFDSFFSLQVFSNLFIDNAYLVVVAIGETLTILTAGIDLSVGAMIAFVSMITSDLLRKGVNPYLVILFVLFVGIVFGTVQGVLIQKFNLHPWIVTLAGMFFARGSSYLISIDTITINDPIFAKISAFRIPIAPGAFVSINVIVSLIIVALAVYILKYTRFGRTVYAIGGNENSALLMGLPVAKTKILVYTLSGFCSSLGGLLFTIYTLSGYGLHCNGMEMDAIAACVVGGIILTGGFGYAIGPLFGVLTTGIIQSLIMFNGTLNSWWTKIAVGMLLFIFIALQRVIVIRDEKKKIVTN; encoded by the coding sequence ATGACAAAAAAGTTTTCTAAGGGGATAAAACTTAAGCTTAATAAAGAATATATTTCAATTTATGCAACTATAGCATTATTTTTAATACTATTCTTGATTGGATCTATATTATTTGATAGTTTTTTTTCACTACAGGTATTTTCAAATTTATTTATAGATAATGCCTATTTGGTAGTTGTAGCCATAGGTGAAACATTAACTATACTTACAGCTGGTATTGATTTATCTGTAGGGGCAATGATAGCTTTTGTAAGTATGATTACTTCAGATCTACTTAGAAAAGGTGTTAACCCATATTTAGTCATTCTTTTTGTATTATTTGTTGGAATTGTTTTTGGTACAGTACAAGGTGTTTTGATACAAAAATTTAATTTACATCCATGGATTGTAACCTTGGCAGGTATGTTTTTTGCAAGAGGTTCAAGTTATCTTATAAGTATAGATACTATAACTATTAATGATCCTATATTTGCAAAAATTTCAGCATTTAGAATACCAATTGCGCCAGGAGCATTTGTTTCAATTAATGTAATTGTCAGCTTGATAATAGTTGCATTAGCAGTGTATATTTTAAAGTATACAAGGTTTGGAAGGACAGTATATGCTATAGGAGGCAATGAAAATTCAGCATTACTTATGGGGCTTCCTGTTGCAAAAACCAAAATACTTGTTTATACATTATCAGGATTTTGTTCTTCATTAGGAGGATTACTCTTTACTATATATACTCTTTCTGGATATGGATTACATTGTAATGGTATGGAAATGGATGCTATTGCAGCTTGTGTTGTAGGTGGCATAATTCTTACAGGAGGTTTTGGTTATGCCATAGGACCTTTATTCGGTGTTTTGACTACAGGTATAATTCAAAGTCTCATAATGTTTAATGGTACACTTAATTCATGGTGGACAAAAATTGCAGTAGGAATGCTTTTATTCATATTTATAGCATTACAAAGAGTTATTGTAATTAGAGATGAGAAGAAAAAAATTGTTACAAATTAG